Part of the Sorghum bicolor cultivar BTx623 unplaced genomic scaffold, Sorghum_bicolor_NCBIv3 super_1619, whole genome shotgun sequence genome, GGATTGGTGTGCCTCTTTACACTGACCACAAAATCCCATCAGAGAGGAATGTTAAGAGTAATGGAACATACACTGCTCCTGCTCTGACAAGCATCAATGGAACCCCTAAAATTCCAAAATATGTAGGGGGGGCGTCATGGAAGCAAGCTCTGAACTTTATATTACAGAACATCAATCTACACTCTGTAAATGACATTCTGGCATATTTACAGGGCCAAGTGAACAttcaattttatatttttatggaTTTCTTGTGAATAGCCAGGGCCTACTAATGCGCACACAACCAATCTTAACCAGCAAAATGCCCCGATTCCACACCACAGGCTATAGATCACAGTCAACGACCTGAATCCACAAAATTCCCCCAACGTCCCCCAGATTCAGCGAAAGTGCAGAACTGTTAAATTTTGGCCCAGCACAAACgcacctcggcggcggcggcggcggccgcagcAACGGCGGAGCGGCTGCCGGAACCCGCAGCGAAGAGGCGACGCTTAGCGTTGGGACTGCCCGATCCCCCAAGTCCTCCGCCGCCGGAGCACGCCGCCGGCAAGGCATCGGCGGGGACGAGTGGACGCTTGCGGGAGACGGGGTTGTCCCTGCCTGCGGCGCTCATGGCTGCCGCGCTCTTGGTTCTTGGCTGGATGTGGATGGTCTGGACGGAGTGGTGTGTGCAGTTTGGGGACGGAGACGGATACGCGCCGAAATTGTTCGCCTCTCCGGCCTTAAAACACGCGGTGTGATTTTCGTTTTCGCGGGCTGGCAAAAAAGTCGTGGCGCGCAAATCTGAAGTTTTTCTTTGCTTTCGAGTTGTGGTACTACGATTTACCGGGGACCAAACCAATAAATGAAACAAAAGAATTACTGCACAAGTGTTTCACCTCCTGTCAGTTTACTtaagaaaaagataactaatatgTTTTAACGAATACAAGTCCCAAGTATCTCCGATCTCATTGTATCCTATATACTTTGTCCATTCCAAAATAAAGTTTTCATACGAGAGTTGGAGTGGAAAAAATATAGtgcaaagaaaacaaagagAGATTAAAGAGAAATAGAGGTGATGtaatgaaaaaaagaaaaaaaatatgtaaATATGTATTAAGACAAGAGAAAAATGCCGACAAAATTTAATCCTATAAAATTAAGTATTTTGGGACAAAGAGAGTAGGAGTACATTTATAGACAAAGACCCCTATAAGTCATTAAGTGCTATGAAGCTTGAACCATAGCACACCATATCATCTACATTTCACAGTTGTTAGATTAATGAGTCTAACACATGAACACCAAAAGCACAAGGAACTTGTTGGATTGATCTCAGGCCCAACCCAACGGTTGGGGCCTTTTTCCCTCTGgatcgcgccctgatcgggggcgcccaaccgatccatggttggtgggcccccgaCGCGCTGCGCTATATAAACAGGAGTGGGGGGCCGCAGGCACGTAACCCTAAGTTGGCCGTGCACACATCCCCACTCGACAAACCCTAGGCCATCCGATCAGGCTTGCGCAGTGGCGTCGGGAAGCACCACCGCGCCGCCTCCGTTCTACCCTTTTCCCACCGTCGTCGGGCAGTGTCGCTGGAGGCCCGAAGGTCGCCGTGATCTACATCGCCGCAGCACCAACACTCACGCCATGGACGTCTCCGGATCTGCTCCTTCCGCCAACGACGGTCGAAACCCTAAACTCTTGATCTATATGCTTCTACTCAATTGTAATAGATCTAGTgtatgcacatatatatatatgtcactGTATGCATTGTTTTTTATCCCGAAACCCCGTTCATCCTATTGCTAGTAGATCCTGTAGATCTATCAATGGTATCGGCCGATCTAGTAATAGATCGAGGTTTTTCGGGATTTACCCAGCAAGAACAGCAAGTAGAAGGAGAGGATTTTCGAATTCCTAACCCTAGCGCTCAGATCCAAAACCCCAACCCTAGCACGAGAACCAGATCAGGGAAGGGGATTtcaaaaccctaaccctaaacagcaaggggaaggagtacccttaCCTGGGACTCACCTATCACGACCTCGTCTCCGGCCGTTTCTCCATGGCGTGCGGGGCGCACAGGCAAGCCAAGGACCGAGCTCAGGGCACCGCACACGAAACCGCTCGACGGCGGTGCGCTCCGCACAGGGCGAGCGCACGCACCGGCGAGGGGACCCGTGGCGGCGCCGGTTATCCCCTCCGGCTGTTGAGGCCAGCGCCGGCCGCTGCGGCGGCCCTGCTGCTGACTGCGCGCGGCGCGGGCTGGAGTGGAAGAGCGAGAAGAGAGAGAGGGCAACGGCGGTGGCCCTACTGCTGGGCAcggtgccggcggcggcggctccctgTTGTCCACGCGctgagagaggagaggaagggcaacggcgccagagaaACTGAGGAATGGGGGCTAGGGTTTCAGGGGCGAGCCGGCCTGGGGGTTTTGTTTCCCCGAAATCGAAGGACGGCCGTTGGATCTTGATCAACGGCCACGGTCGATCTGGGCCGCTTTTGGCCCAGGCGGGGGCGTATATTCCCGGCCCAGGCCCAGGTTGCGGCCTGGGCGCGGGGAGAGCAAGCGGCCGGCTGGCCAACTGGGCCAAATTCGGCCTAACTGGGCCGCGAGCATCCAgtcagagaagaagaaaaaaaaatgccgCGCTGCTGGGCCGCTTCAAGCGAACCGGCCCAGGCTGCGGTTTCGCCAGCGCCCACGCTCGTGCATGGCCTGGGCCAAAACGCACAGAGGCCGAATGGCCTGCTCAGCATAATATAGCATAgaaattttttccttttttcttttaaatTTTTCAGAAGCATTTGAATATTTATTTACCCAGTTTTTGACTCTATTTAATCTGCACCAACGTGTTTATTATTTAGAGAGCAAGATCAGCTAGTTATGCTTCTGAAAACAGCAAGTAAATGTTTTTCCGCTGCGCAAGTGATTTTTTTTCGTTCTCAAATTAAATTGAACCAACGGGATATTTAATTTGAGACACGAGTTTTAAAGCCTAGTATTTTTGTGATATTGTTATTTTTTGACCAACGTTAATAATAGCAATATTACAAATTCCAAGTTCTAATTTTATGCATATATTCTATTCTGCCCAACGGTGATTAGAATTTATGTAGAGAGTTAATTTTTGTATATCTTGATTTTGACCaacgttaaattaagatatgcaATTATTTTTCCTAGATTTAATGTTGATGTTCTCACTATTTTTTCATGTTTAATTTCAGACCAAGCGCTGAATGCGATGCACTTCATTAGTGCAATTCCAAAGCTGACGGGACAGAACTATGTTCTGTGGCGCGAGGAACTTGATGCTGCTCTAGCACTTGCTGAGATAGATTTGGCTCTTCAGGAGCCAAAGCCCACTGAGCCAGAGGAGCCCGAAAGGGCTCAGAATGAGACCGATGAAGCTTTTGCTAATCGGAAGCGAGACT contains:
- the LOC110431568 gene encoding uncharacterized protein LOC110431568; protein product: MDVSGSAPSANDDQALNAMHFISAIPKLTGQNYVLWREELDAALALAEIDLALQEPKPTEPEEPERAQNETDEAFANRKRDFAPIRAKYDLEKYKWEKSNRKCKIVIKKTITEGLRGAIPECETAK